GCTGGCGGGCCTGCTGTACCTGGTGTTCAAGGCCTCGGGCGTGGGCGTGATGGCGGCCGCGGTGCCGATCATCATCGCGCTGCTGGTGATGCTGCACTACCACTTCCGCCAGCGCGAAAGCGACGAGAAGGCGCATGCGCAGCGCATCGAGGCCGCCGAGCGCGAGGCCGCCCAGTCGGCGCGCCACCTGCAGCAGCTGCGCGAGAGCGAGCGGCGCTTTCACAGCGCGTTTTCGCATGCCGCCATCGGCATGGCCCTGGTCTCGGCCGATGGCCGGGTGCTGCAGGCCAACCCGGCGCTGGCCCAGCTGCTGGGCTGTGGCGACGACGACCTGACCAGCCGCGACTTCAAGCGCCATGTGCACCGCGACGACCTGCCGCTGCTCGAACGCCAGTGGCGCGGCCTGGTCGAGGCCGGCGCGGCGCGGCAGCAGGCCGACGGGCCCGACCCCGACACCGGGCCTGAGGCCGAGATCGAGGTCGACGCCGCCGCCGTGGAGCTGCGCTGCCTGCGTGCCGACGGCAGCGCGGTGACGGTGGCCGTGCACAGCGGCCACTTTGCCGACCGCCATGCCAGCGAGCCCTGCCTGATCCTGCAGGTGCAGGACATCAGCGCACGCCGCGAGGCCGAGGCCAAGCTGCAGCACATTGCCTACCACGATGGCCTCACCTCGCTGGCCAACCGCATCCGCTTCGGCGACTGCCTGGCCCAGGCCATCGCGCGCAGCAAGCGCGATGCCGGCTACGGCTTCGCGGTGATGTACCTCGACTTCGATCGCTTCAAGCTGATCAACGACACGCTGGGCCACAGCGCCGGCGACCGCTTTCTGACGATGGTGGCGCAGCGCATCCGCGAGGCGGTGCGCCCGGGCGACACGGTGGGCCGGCTGGGCGGCGACGAGTTCGCCATCCTGATCGACGGCATGGCCGACGAGGCGCCCACGCTGGCCATGGCCGACCGGCTGCAGCGCATGCTGGCCGAGCCCTACCTGGTGGATGGCACCGAGGTCAACAGCAGCGCCAGCATCGGCATCACGTTCAGCACCGTGGGCTACGACACGCCCGGCGACGTGCTGCGTGACGCCGACATCGCGATGTATCGCGCCAAGTCGGCCGGGCGTGCGCGCACCGCCTTGTTCGACGCCAGCCTGCGTGCACAGCTGGCCGCCCAGGTGAACCTCGAGCGCGATCTGCGCCGCGCCATCGAGCAGGCCCAGCTGGCACTGGCCTTCCAGCCGATCTACGACCTGTCCACCGGCCGCATCGACAGCTTCGAGGCCCTGGTGCGCTGGGACCATCCCGAGCTGGGCGCGGTGCCGCCGGCCACCTTCATCCCGATCGCCGAGGACGCGGCGATGATCTCTCCGCTGACCGACTGGGTGCTGGCCAGCGCCTGCCAGCGCCTGCGCGAGTTCCAGCGGCTGCAGGGGCAGGGCGCGCGGCCGCGCCTGCATGTCAATGTCTCGGGCACCGACATGTGCC
This portion of the Aquabacterium sp. OR-4 genome encodes:
- a CDS encoding putative bifunctional diguanylate cyclase/phosphodiesterase; the encoded protein is MPTPQPDPPTEAQNPWRWLHAALMPDYNPRATAYWWSVLTLGSLALGLAVAGLAGVGPGVLLQVGVGCAIAMLAGLFPVRIPGSRNSFAAGELFIMLLLLLHGPAAAALAAAGEALVGATRTSKRWTSRLISPATACLSMMLTGSAFQAATDALGTRSAVAEALVLLLAMTAAIGHFLLNTSLISLVPQLKRNEPLRWNQFVQNFGWVGTTYAASALLAGLLYLVFKASGVGVMAAAVPIIIALLVMLHYHFRQRESDEKAHAQRIEAAEREAAQSARHLQQLRESERRFHSAFSHAAIGMALVSADGRVLQANPALAQLLGCGDDDLTSRDFKRHVHRDDLPLLERQWRGLVEAGAARQQADGPDPDTGPEAEIEVDAAAVELRCLRADGSAVTVAVHSGHFADRHASEPCLILQVQDISARREAEAKLQHIAYHDGLTSLANRIRFGDCLAQAIARSKRDAGYGFAVMYLDFDRFKLINDTLGHSAGDRFLTMVAQRIREAVRPGDTVGRLGGDEFAILIDGMADEAPTLAMADRLQRMLAEPYLVDGTEVNSSASIGITFSTVGYDTPGDVLRDADIAMYRAKSAGRARTALFDASLRAQLAAQVNLERDLRRAIEQAQLALAFQPIYDLSTGRIDSFEALVRWDHPELGAVPPATFIPIAEDAAMISPLTDWVLASACQRLREFQRLQGQGARPRLHVNVSGTDMCRGNFVSRVSTALLANGLEPGQLTLEITESTLMHRLDAALQVMAQLREIGVGLSVDDFGTGYSSLSYLSTLPITSLKIDRSFVQRLNADAKDAEVVRAVLTLGHALGKTVIAEGIETPEQLAQLRRMGCQFGQGYLLARPLTPEMAAAVVQADRLRDALGATEAPRPDANGATSATSATSATPAAAEPDTGTPGPHAPLALH